The Brassica napus cultivar Da-Ae unplaced genomic scaffold, Da-Ae ScsIHWf_1616;HRSCAF=2230, whole genome shotgun sequence DNA window CTTTTAGATGAATTGAATGAATTtatttactaatattatttCCTACTAAAATCGTGGGAAGATCATTGCTAAATGgttgatttatttatatatatatacacaaatttTGACTTTTCCAATATAAACCGTATCACGATTGATTTGGACTTTGATTTAATATTCAAAACGTGTGAAACACAAGGAAGGCAAAACTTATTATGAATCAAATTTGAAACATTCAACTGCAATTGTTTTTTCTCTATAATGTCTAAAATACCATTTCGTGTCGTTCGTTTAGTTTGACGGAGAAGGAAATGGAGAATTATGGAATCCATCTACTTGCTCTATCACACGTGTACATGGTGCCTCAGCTTAAGCAAAGGTGCACGAAAGGCGTCGGCGAGAGAGTGACGGCAGAGAACGTGGTCGATGTTCTCCAACTAGCTCGGCTTTGCGACGCACCTGGCCTCTGTCTCAAGTGTATGCGTTTGATCCACTCAAAGTTCAAGACCGTTGAGCAAACCGAAGGATGGAAGTTTCTTCAAGAACACGATCCTTTGCTTGAACTCGACATTCTCCAGTTCATCGATGAGGCTGAATCGGTAACAGATCTTTAAACCCATAacgtttttcatttttacatttttttctctgtttgttTCCTcctggtttatatatatataatatataaaccaaaagtCTGGACTGATATTATTACTAAAATTACTCTTATAATTTATCTGTATTAGCAAAGCCTTAATATAAGATTTAAAAGGCCGATAATGCCAAACTAGTGACTAGTTAAGAACTTGAGAGTAGTATAGTTATTGTTGGAAAAAGGTCAAGAACATTTTAagtcattttaatataaaaatcgaaAATTTTGGGCCATTCGACTAAGTATAATAGCTTTATAAATTTAGGGACCAGTGTGAATGTTTCATCCTGGACGTGTTCAGAACTGGCTATGAGTATCAGTTTCTGACCATATTTAGGTTTTTGGGTGATTTCTTGcagaggaagaaaagaagacGGAGACACAGACGAGAACAGAATCTTTATATGCAATTGAGTGAAGCCATGGAATGTATCGAGCACATATGCACTGAAGGTTGCACGTTGGTACGACCATCGTCCAACTTAGACAACAAGAAGTCAACATCTCAAGTAAAAAGCGGTCCATGCAGTGCTTTCTCGACTTGTTACGGACTCCAACTTTTAATACGTCACTTTGCAATCTGCAAGAAACGAGTCGATGGCAAAGGTTGTCTTCGTTGTAAGAGAATGATTCAACTCCTTAGACTCCATTCTTCAATCTGCGACCAATCTGAGTCTTGTCGTGTCCCACTTTGCAGGTAAAACAGCCAACATATTGAGAATAATTAAGTAAAAcccacgtttttttttctttttgattctaGTGATAAAAGTATTCACTTCTCTATAGTAAAATCTTGTTTGATATTCACTTTCGGTGAcaataataatgataatatgTTTGTGGTGGTGACCTACTTATTAGATGATGAGTCATGATCAGAAGGCTGGAAATAACTTTTGTTTTCGTAAAgctattttacaaaaatcttttgtttttgtaaagaTATTTTAGAAGTTGGAATCTAATTTCATTGTCACTTTTTTTTGTGATTGGAGTAGGCAATTTAAGAATAGAGGAGAAATGGACAATAAAATGGCCGAGGACACAAAGTGGAAGGTTCTAGTGAGAAGAGTTGCGTCTGCGAAAGCCATGTCTTCATTGTCTCAATCAAAGAAGCAGAAATCTGAAGTGTTATTCAAAGAAGAAGCTGAATTTTTCATCAGAATCAGGAAGAAGttattttgatttgttattGTGTTTCTTGTAGACTTGTAGATTATGTATTTAATGAGCGATTGTTAGTAATTTGTCTCTCGGAATGGTTGATTGGGTTAAATTTGTCGATGAGTAACCCTTTTAATTTGTTGTTTGTTTGATcctatttataaataaatgtatttacATATGTTCTTTTATCAAACGTATTCAGCTATGTGATTCATAAGTAAAATTATATGTAATCTTTTTAACAATGTAGTTTgcttaaaaaacaattttatttgcAAGACTAAAAGTAACAATGTGGAAAATCATTTTACCACAAAGTTTTAATCTGTGATCCATTTTTGAAAAGTCtcatccaattttttttgtctacttATACAAATATTCAATCTTATACGTTTCTGATACAAgatttttaacatatatttcaTAGAAATATTCGGTTAGGACTATACAATTcgaaattatcaaaataattttagatgTATGTATCTGATATGATCAGATCTCGTTGTGTTTTTGCGATAACAAAACATACATATTGTATATGAATCCTTACAAGTAGATATTATATCTGAGCCCTGAGGtactttttttaatctaaactcCAAGTTGTATCGTCCAATCAATTACAATCATTGTAACTACgaatgagaaaagaaaaattgcAAGGAAGAAACATAAATTCAATATAAGGAGATGAAGATTGACCAACTGGTCTTAGTCATTGGTATAGTGGAAGTCGATCATGATTTGAGGATTCAAAAGCaaacaaagaaaattattagaaaaacgTGTACTTTATTACCACAacagatatttatatttatttttattgtgtaGTTGAAAACGCTAAGACGTGTGGGAAACATACGAACCACGCCATGTGGTGGTTTCATGTCTGTCTAATGTCTCACATTTCAATTCATACTGATTAACTACCATATGAAAATGCAATAACTATAAATAGTATAAATAAACCAACAAAAGGACCTACTTAAGAGTTTATTCTTTTCGAAATGGTATAAGAATATATTCATGATATGACAAAATAATTTGGCTAAGAAAATTAAGACGGCGACGAGAATGTAAGAcatatctttaaaaataaagttcagAAATGGAGCCATGCAGCCACAAATGTTTTGATACTACTAGACCGATAGAGAGTTTCTACTAGAGACCACAACTTGATTCTTATGATGTAAACATGAGTGGCTACAGTTTTAACCACataatagtttttattaaaataaaatgttgtgTTTCAACCATCTGATTTTTAgtgattgtgtttgtgtatGACATTTGAGTTGTAAATAAAATGTTGTAATGAAATATGAAATACTTATCAATGTGTTCCAATTCAGGTCCTTGAACCGTGAATCCTAATAGCTATTCAACGGCAGTGAATTCACCAATAACAATGTTGAAAAGCGTTTACTATCATTCATCCGCTTCTGACAAAGTAGAGACAAGTTCTTATTGTTAGCCACAAGGGCGACATGTCGAGTATTTACTTTAGCTCATGGCTTTATATGTTGCTATCAAAGACAACACCGAGACTTGTGTTCCTAACAAACGGTATATGCATCAACGGGTTACGGTTCTATGGGACCAAATACGGATAGAGGAGCTATGccaaaaagagttttttttaaaaaaaatctgatagaATTTCTCGTTGATAagaaatacatataaagaaatctgacaaaaagggaaaattttaaaagtgccCACACGCAGGATCGAACTACGGACCTTCAGTTTACAAGACTGAcgctctaccactgagctatACGGGCATTTTATACAATGTTttacttaaaattataaattcggTTCAAAGAAccaattgtttattttttgctaaaatttggtgAAAGAACCAATAGTTCCACAGGCaatcaataaatgtgaaatcCGTTCGATAATCTGGAACCAGAGTGCACGATAATGATTTAGCCTATAATGAACCATGTCTCAGTATCTAACAAGGAAGTCTTTGACAAACCATTATGTTTTAGCCTATAAAAGTCAATGCACGATAAGTATCTACCTTCCTAGAGTAATGAGAGATTCGTGAGCCTCATACTAAGTAAGTAGTACCATGTTCTGTAAATGCTCAAATGACAATTTTGCTTCAGTTGTAGCAGGTCTCTTAATAATCAACCGTTGGTCCATGTCGGAGAACTCCAAGGAAACAAGATATGCGAACCCTTCATGAGATCTGTAAAGAAGTGTTAATATGGAGAAAGATGATAATACTAAGAGAGACATTTGTTAGTAGACTTTATCATAACACAGATGGACGAAAAACACACTGAACTATGGACTTATAAGATTGCATAGTTGAAAAACCGGGTCATTGTCTCCAGCTAACAGTGAATCATTTACAGAATGGCCAAGTCTGTCCATCGTTACACACAAAGTCAATTTTAGTTCCTGTCCGTCATCGCACACAAAACCACTTTAAGTTACTCCAATAACCGCAAAGTATGCAGAAGTGCAGAACATGGAATGAATGGCATCTTAGTTTTTCTCCCCCAggtataaaaataaacataagcGAATATATCCATCACCATGCAGTAAAGCTCTCTCTTGCACTAAACACTAGTCTATGCAACTAACGAAAGATAAGACATGAGTTTGCAAATTAAATCGAtaattctaaattctaaatgtttttatacaatacaaaataattttattacgTGAGCTTTGAATGTAATATTTCGGGCatatcaaattttactatttactatgtaaattcttttttattttttaaaaaaaattatgtaagtacttaaaaatagaaaatcaacTTAAAATTTATACTTAAAGAAAAATAGACATTCAAGCGTTAGCTGATCCATATAATACCAAGACAGAAAATTGACTAATCAACCGATTAcgtaaaaaacatttttttttaaaacgtagCATGCATGTGcggtgataaaaaaaatttggttgaaCATTTTGATAATTTGAAATCTGAAAAGTGTGCTGTGGTGTgtaatttgataatttataaatatgaattttcattttttacgatGACAATCTTTTTCCTCTTTTTGTTCGTTTTATAATCCCttttaaagatataaatatCTTCgtctttttaaaagaaaatatcttaTATTAAAAAGGTGCTTTtgtaaatgagaatttataaataTGACTACTTTTCCTTTCTTaatatattacaattttttccttcctttttttgttcttttccaTAATCTGTCTTTAGATTTAGCCCCAGTAGTTTGaacgtaaaagaaaaaaataacaaacttaAAAAGAAACCCTAGTACGGGTGGTAGAGGACTTGTGTCTGAAATTTGTTAACCTTTAGAGAAGATGAGTGGGAAGAACGATGCGGCGAAGACAGGCAAAATAGCGGTGTGGTGGGACATGAAGGACTGTCCggttccagagggtattgatGATCATCGTGTCCGTCCGAGTATAGAAGGTGCCTTCAAGGAACAAGGCTACTCTGGTCCTGTCTCCATCACAGCCTATGGCGACCAAAAACAAACCCCTGAACACGTGCTACGAGCTCTATCTTCCACTGGAGTCGCGGTGGTACATATCGGATCTGGTTAGTCCAATTAGTTGttatatcataaatataaaaaatgttatagttAGATCTTGTGTATCTATAGTGAGTATGTTTCCTTTGTAATGAAACAGAAAGCACGTGCGCAGTCATGTACCTTGATATGGTGAAATGGCGAGAGGATAATCCTCCTCCGGCTACAATGATGATCATAACCAATCAGATGCTAGATGTCTTCAACTGGGATCTGGCCCGGCTACAACAACGCACGAGTTACAACATTTTTCTGGCTTATTCAATTAGGCCTGTCGCAGCATTGTTCGTGTACACTCGCAAAGAGTGGCTCTGGGAAAAATTACTACATGGGACGACGTCGACAAGCGTAGACACGGCGGGTGAATTATCTACCGTGTTTCATTGCGAATTTTGCTCTTTGGATTGCCAAAGCGTGAAGAGTTTCAAAAAGCATCTCTCCACTAAAAAGCATGCAATAGAAGTAACCATCCtttcgctctctctctctgcttaattattaaaaaaaaaaaatcagtttaattAAGAGTTAAAACATATTGGTTTTACAGGAGGTGTTAAACCCTCAGCCTACACAACTTATATCTGTAACGAAGAGGTGGGGGAAGAACTATGCTGCGACGCCTGAATATGCGACAGCTAAAATCCATGTGAGTTGGGACATGTCTGAGTGTCCTATTCCCGACGGTTATGATGCTCGTCGGGTCCGTCCCAGTTTGGAAGGAGCTTTCAAGGAACTAGGCTACTCTGGTCCTGTCTCCATCACTGCCTTTGGTGACCATAAACAAACCCCTGAACGCCACCTTCATGCCCTCTCTTCCACTGGAATCGATGTTGCACATGCCCTTCCGggttagtccatttggaatttaaaaaaataaaaataaattagcaACTATCCCTTGCATGCAATTtaccttttgttttgttgaaacAACAGAATTCATATACAGTCGCATGTTTGATGATTTGAAGCAATGGCGAGATAACAATCCTACTCCGACTACAATGATGATCATATCGGATGGGGCTGAAATTTTGTTAGGAGGTTGTCTTGCCAGGCTAAAACAACTAAAGAAATACAACCTGTTTTGGGCTTATTCTTTTAGGCCTTGGAAAATGTCAGTCATGCTCACTTCTGCCGAGTGGCTCTGGGATAGCTTACTTGCAGGTGTTTTGTTTTATTACCTCTTCTATCCACttccacatatatatatatatatatatatataaccaccAAACTAATCTCTTAAAGCTATTAGTTTCAGAGACCAAAAGACATGTTCTTCGGAAGTGCAGTGGAAGTAGTGAAAGCGTTGTTGAGTCTACCGGAATGTTTTATTGCAAAATGTGCTTCTCTAAGCGCAAACGCCTGGATAAATTCGTGAAGCATCTCTCGAGTAAAAAACATATCTCCGAAGTAagcatcctctctctctctctctctctctctttgtgaTCTATACATTTTTGTCTAACCATTTTAGCAAGCAGGAGGAGGGTATTACTGAGCATGTTGAAGCTTCCGAGAAGCGGCGACTGTACTGTCTAAAggcaagtttttttttcctcaatgattaatttaataagattttacCAGAAAGACAAAATTGTATGCATGCCATTTCTCACAactctgtgtttttttttcatattgtaGAAAGAATGTTTTCCAGAGAGCAAGCGGTTGAGGAAAGCTGCCTAGTCGAGGTCGAAAAGTTGTGACTCAAGTGATCAGAGTCTAATCCTATCCTATCTTTATTTTTCGTTTCCTAGTCTATGTTTCGTTTTGAAGTATTTAAAACAatggctatatatatatattgtagcaATGGATCTTGATAGCTGCGTCTAGACTCCAGAACTAGGCCCAAAATGTATTTTTGGTACTCTTAAGAGTTTCTGTCTTTTTTTGGATCTCTGTTTCTAACTTTGTTCACTTCCCAAAGGCTCGTCAAACATAGGTGATTGAGTACACAACAGTGTTAACAATTTCTTGAATAACTTCTGAATAGCAGATTGTCCTGTGATTGAATCCTCTGTTTTGGAGGAATATGAAACCGAAATAACATGAACTAAATGTATTCTTTCTTATTGAAGAGAAGAGTTTCCATGCACAGTACACCATGTCTCAGTTTTTAACAAGGAACTCTTTGACTAACCAACCATTATGTATCAGCCTATAAAAATTCATCAATCCACAATATGTTCCTATAGAAATGAGAGATTCGTTAGCCTCATACTAAGTAGTTACCAAACTTTGGACTTGTAAGATTGCA harbors:
- the LOC125598037 gene encoding BTB/POZ and TAZ domain-containing protein 1-like, whose amino-acid sequence is MPEMHPFKTSHTKLTQILCLKPRAVLVTMAITATQNDAVSFSADKISYDLVETDVDIITSGRRRIPAHSGVLASASPVLTNIIEKPRKSHGGRGSSKRVVKILGVPCDAVSVFVRFLYSPSLTEKEMENYGIHLLALSHVYMVPQLKQRCTKGVGERVTAENVVDVLQLARLCDAPGLCLKCMRLIHSKFKTVEQTEGWKFLQEHDPLLELDILQFIDEAESRKKRRRRHRREQNLYMQLSEAMECIEHICTEGCTLVRPSSNLDNKKSTSQVKSGPCSAFSTCYGLQLLIRHFAICKKRVDGKGCLRCKRMIQLLRLHSSICDQSESCRVPLCRQFKNRGEMDNKMAEDTKWKVLVRRVASAKAMSSLSQSKKQKSEVLFKEEAEFFIRIRKKLF
- the LOC106415550 gene encoding uncharacterized protein LOC106415550; the protein is MYLDMVKWREDNPPPATMMIITNQMLDVFNWDLARLQQRTSYNIFLAYSIRPVAALFVYTRKEWLWEKLLHGTTSTSVDTAGELSTVFHCEFCSLDCQSVKSFKKHLSTKKHAIEEVLNPQPTQLISVTKRWGKNYAATPEYATAKIHVSWDMSECPIPDGYDARRVRPSLEGAFKELGYSGPVSITAFGDHKQTPERHLHALSSTGIDVAHALPG